A single genomic interval of Megalobrama amblycephala isolate DHTTF-2021 linkage group LG15, ASM1881202v1, whole genome shotgun sequence harbors:
- the zgc:162634 gene encoding UPF0434 protein Mmar10_2939 isoform X1, with protein sequence MSHALRTLTTGVLIAQRSVTVQPLLRPVSAVNTRAQQRSRSDGVKGSESQAFDVSLLEFLVCPLSKKPLRYDERSNELINEELGIAYPIIDGIPNMIPQDARMIHKTATTENPTES encoded by the exons ATGTCTCATGCTTTGAGGACACTTACCACAGGAGTTTTGATCGCGCAGAGATCTGTGACCGTCCAGCCGCTCTTGCGTCCTGTGAGCGCCGTGAACACCCGAGCGCAACAGCGGAGCCGGAGTGATGGAGTGAAGGGCAGTGAGAGTCAGGCGTTTGATGTGTCCCTCCTTGAGTTTCTTGTGTGTCCGCTGTCCAAAAAACCCTTGAG GTATGACGAAAGGAGCAATGAATTAATAAACGAAGAGCTTGGCATCGCATATCCCATCATTGATGGTATTCCTAACATGATCCCACAGGATGCACGAATGATCCATAAGACCGCAACGACTGAAAACCCCACTGAATCTTGA
- the zgc:162634 gene encoding phosphatidylinositol N-acetylglucosaminyltransferase subunit Y isoform X2 — protein MFFSLSTVTVLVPLISLSGLFYSASVDENFPQGCTSASSVCFYSLLLPVTIPVYVFFHLWKWMGIKLFRHN, from the coding sequence ATGTTTTTCTCCCTGTCTACAGTAACTGTTCTTGTGCCATTGATATCTTTGTCCGGACTGTTTTACTCGGCGAGCGTGGACGAAAATTTCCCCCAAGGCTGCACGAGCGCAAGCAGCGTGTGTTTCTACAGCCTGCTGTTGCCAGTAACTATTCCCGTTTATGTTTTCTTCCACCTTTGGAAGTGGATGGGAATCAAATTATTTAGACACAATTAG